In bacterium, the following proteins share a genomic window:
- the ssb gene encoding single-stranded DNA-binding protein, whose product MLNRIHLIGRLTRDPELRYVTNGHPMAQFTIAVDRDFRNSAGDRDADFIHCIAWRKLAEQVGQYCARGRLVAVEGRLQTRAYEAQDGSRRRVTEVVGDRVWFLDSPRGEGEHAVGGVTREGSTDGPDDAQPDVMEDVEVASADS is encoded by the coding sequence ATGTTGAACCGCATCCACCTGATCGGACGGCTGACACGCGATCCGGAACTGCGGTATGTGACCAATGGGCACCCGATGGCGCAGTTTACCATTGCCGTCGACCGAGATTTCAGAAACTCAGCGGGGGATCGGGACGCTGACTTTATTCACTGCATCGCCTGGCGGAAACTGGCGGAGCAGGTGGGACAGTACTGCGCCCGAGGCCGACTCGTGGCGGTGGAGGGTCGTTTGCAGACTCGCGCCTACGAGGCCCAAGACGGTTCTCGGCGGCGCGTCACCGAGGTCGTCGGTGACCGGGTCTGGTTTCTCGACAGCCCGCGCGGCGAGGGGGAACACGCCGTCGGGGGAGTGACGAGAGAAGGTTCGACGGATGGGCCGGACGATGCTCAGCCCGACGTCATGGAGGACGTCGAGGTCGCCTCAGCAGACTCCTAA
- a CDS encoding DMT family transporter produces the protein MGGLTARRTHVLGVVVISQAAGVLFLVSLALIRTEPLPTIADLIWASAAGLSGGVGLTALYRALAVGQMGVAAPITAVVAAALPVLYGVLSAGIPGTPRLVGFAMAIAGIWRISQGGGRVDRFDGIGAAVLAGVGFGAFLILIHQVGAPAVFWPLAAAKATSVALMSATALLGRRRWVPTMSLIPVLALAGGLDVGGNVFFLLASQVGRLDVSAVLSSLYPATTVLLARGMLKEHITRAQAIGMAAVLIAIPLIAA, from the coding sequence GTGGGAGGGCTGACCGCCCGGCGGACACATGTGCTGGGAGTCGTGGTCATCTCGCAAGCGGCTGGCGTGCTCTTTCTGGTCTCCCTGGCCCTCATCCGTACCGAACCGCTCCCGACCATCGCCGACCTGATCTGGGCGAGCGCGGCCGGACTATCGGGCGGGGTGGGGCTGACCGCCCTATATCGGGCTCTGGCGGTTGGCCAGATGGGGGTCGCGGCCCCGATCACGGCAGTCGTTGCCGCCGCCCTCCCGGTGCTCTATGGGGTCCTGTCCGCAGGAATCCCCGGGACCCCCAGGCTCGTGGGATTCGCCATGGCGATCGCGGGAATTTGGCGTATTTCCCAGGGGGGCGGGCGGGTAGACCGGTTCGATGGGATCGGCGCTGCGGTGCTGGCCGGCGTTGGCTTCGGCGCGTTCTTGATCTTGATCCATCAGGTCGGCGCGCCCGCCGTGTTCTGGCCGCTGGCCGCGGCTAAGGCCACCTCGGTGGCCCTCATGTCCGCCACCGCCCTGCTCGGCCGCCGCCGGTGGGTCCCGACGATGTCGTTGATCCCCGTGTTGGCCCTGGCCGGGGGATTGGATGTCGGCGGCAACGTTTTCTTCTTGCTGGCCTCTCAGGTCGGCCGCCTCGACGTGTCTGCCGTCCTCTCTTCGCTCTACCCGGCCACCACGGTCCTCCTGGCGCGCGGGATGCTCAAGGAGCACATCACCCGGGCACAGGCGATTGGGATGGCGGCCGTGCTGATCGCCATCCCGCTGATCGCAGCCTGA
- a CDS encoding pyridoxal-dependent decarboxylase, whose amino-acid sequence MDLIAEHLSTLAERPVFRPLPEDLAREYVEDAAPLEGAEPLAILDEFAARIEPYPFGNGHPRFYGWVNSPPAVMGIFAEALAAAMNPSCAGGNHAAIYVERLVLNWFKSMLGFPRESMGLLVSGGSMATLTALAVARHAKAGANVRARGVQGRTSPLTVYAGDEGHSCVRKAVELLGIGSDYLRIIPSDAHFRMRVPDLEAAIERDLRDHAQPIAVVASAGTVNSGAIDPLDDLAGVCRRYGLWLHVDGAYGAPAILTGRYREALAPIALADSIAVDPHKWMYVPVEAGLVLVRDAAVMRDAFSLIPPYLRTDGSPAGVGGPPWFSEFGFQQTRGFRALKVWMALKHHGLRGYAEAIERDIALAEHLAARVEATPTLELSAPPGLSIVCFRYAPSPLRGDDPRLDAVNRAVLEEIQLGGQAFLSSTTLGGRFVLRACIVNPRASPEDLDALVDLVQAAGARAARTL is encoded by the coding sequence GTGGATCTCATCGCCGAACACTTGAGCACCCTGGCAGAGCGGCCGGTGTTCCGGCCGCTTCCCGAGGATCTCGCCAGGGAGTATGTCGAGGACGCCGCTCCGCTGGAGGGCGCAGAGCCCTTGGCGATCCTCGACGAGTTTGCCGCCCGGATCGAGCCGTATCCCTTCGGCAACGGCCACCCGCGCTTCTACGGCTGGGTCAACTCACCCCCGGCCGTCATGGGGATCTTCGCCGAAGCCCTGGCGGCGGCGATGAATCCCAGTTGCGCCGGTGGAAATCACGCGGCCATCTACGTGGAGCGGCTCGTGCTGAATTGGTTCAAGTCGATGCTGGGTTTCCCGCGGGAGAGCATGGGCCTGCTGGTCAGCGGAGGCTCGATGGCCACACTCACCGCCTTGGCGGTCGCCCGCCACGCCAAGGCGGGTGCGAACGTCCGGGCGCGGGGCGTCCAGGGCCGAACCTCCCCGCTCACCGTCTACGCGGGCGACGAGGGGCACAGCTGCGTGCGCAAGGCCGTCGAACTATTGGGGATCGGAAGCGACTACCTGCGCATCATTCCGTCGGATGCCCACTTCCGCATGCGGGTCCCGGACCTGGAAGCCGCGATCGAGCGCGATCTGCGCGACCACGCCCAACCCATCGCCGTGGTCGCCAGCGCCGGCACCGTCAACAGCGGGGCGATCGACCCTCTTGACGACCTCGCCGGGGTATGCCGGCGGTACGGCCTGTGGCTTCACGTGGACGGGGCGTACGGCGCGCCGGCCATCCTCACCGGGCGGTACCGCGAGGCGCTGGCGCCGATCGCGCTGGCGGACAGTATCGCCGTGGACCCCCACAAATGGATGTACGTGCCGGTGGAGGCCGGCCTGGTGCTCGTGCGGGACGCGGCCGTGATGCGCGACGCGTTCAGCCTGATCCCTCCCTACCTTAGAACCGACGGCAGTCCCGCCGGCGTGGGAGGCCCCCCGTGGTTCAGCGAGTTCGGTTTCCAGCAGACCCGAGGGTTCCGGGCCCTCAAGGTTTGGATGGCCCTCAAACACCACGGGCTCAGGGGCTATGCCGAGGCGATCGAGCGGGACATCGCCCTCGCCGAGCATCTCGCCGCCAGGGTGGAGGCGACCCCCACCTTGGAACTGTCAGCTCCTCCAGGCCTCAGCATCGTCTGTTTCCGGTACGCTCCGTCCCCCCTGCGTGGGGACGATCCCCGACTCGACGCCGTCAACAGAGCGGTGTTGGAGGAGATCCAGTTGGGCGGCCAGGCTTTTCTCTCCAGCACCACGCTGGGCGGCCGGTTCGTGCTTCGGGCCTGCATCGTGAATCCCCGGGCCTCGCCCGAGGACCTCGATGCCCTGGTGGACCTCGTCCAGGCGGCGGGGGCCCGGGCGGCGCGCACGCTGTAA
- a CDS encoding M24 family metallopeptidase, translating to MGSPDLKRINPKILEISLTRLPLRDLVSSERYGAPAPPELLVERDAAFPLPALRTTMTGLCRNTQFVERPIPAEYLFEVLRAARWAPSAGNFQPIRYVTLRDRAHLARLQDLAEESVRISGHWFPEYKQSRGEHPEWSGVPAAIALIADPSKGGPHIHGEATHMLAGGLAAQNMWLMAEALMQEARKIKTQDEITLTTTAVMMVDAAYEELFRALRPGMRENECVGLVSKVLYDLGSEHVGDPAYFDILHSYNGYRTCYYRTFCVGSASPAMVDAYKRCRDYLDSALSLIRPGVTTADVVRVWPKAKEFGFANEEAAFALQYGHGVGLSIWEKPIFSRLVSLDHPEVIEEGMVFALETFWPASDGWSAARIEEQLVVTKDGCEVITRFPAEQLLVAGTRYWTVDGPLPTTRETQSNLNRPSGTPKDRVAAGARHEGSGAGGRR from the coding sequence GTGGGCTCTCCCGATCTCAAGCGCATCAACCCGAAAATCCTGGAAATTTCCCTCACCCGCTTGCCGCTTCGCGATCTGGTCTCATCCGAGCGGTACGGCGCTCCGGCGCCGCCCGAGCTTCTGGTTGAGCGTGACGCGGCGTTTCCGCTCCCCGCCCTGCGGACCACGATGACCGGGCTGTGCCGGAACACCCAGTTCGTCGAGCGCCCCATTCCCGCGGAATATCTCTTCGAGGTGTTGCGGGCGGCACGCTGGGCGCCCTCCGCGGGCAACTTCCAGCCGATTCGCTACGTGACCCTGCGCGACCGCGCACACCTCGCCCGCCTGCAGGATCTCGCGGAGGAATCGGTTCGGATCTCCGGTCATTGGTTCCCCGAGTACAAGCAGAGCCGCGGCGAGCATCCCGAGTGGAGTGGGGTGCCGGCCGCGATCGCGCTCATCGCCGACCCGTCCAAGGGCGGGCCGCACATCCACGGCGAGGCGACGCACATGCTGGCCGGAGGGTTGGCTGCGCAGAACATGTGGTTGATGGCCGAGGCGCTGATGCAGGAAGCCCGGAAGATCAAGACCCAGGATGAGATCACCCTGACCACCACCGCGGTGATGATGGTGGACGCGGCATACGAGGAGCTCTTTCGCGCCCTCCGCCCCGGAATGCGCGAGAACGAGTGCGTTGGCTTGGTGAGTAAGGTGCTCTACGATCTGGGCTCGGAGCACGTCGGGGATCCGGCGTACTTCGACATCCTGCACAGTTACAATGGCTATCGCACCTGCTACTACCGGACCTTTTGTGTCGGCAGCGCCTCCCCCGCGATGGTGGACGCCTACAAACGGTGCCGGGACTATCTGGACAGCGCGTTGAGTCTGATTCGGCCGGGGGTCACCACGGCCGACGTGGTCAGGGTTTGGCCCAAGGCGAAGGAGTTCGGGTTCGCCAACGAAGAGGCGGCGTTCGCGCTCCAGTACGGGCACGGGGTCGGGCTCTCCATCTGGGAAAAGCCAATCTTCAGCCGGTTGGTCTCACTGGATCACCCCGAGGTGATAGAGGAGGGGATGGTCTTCGCGCTGGAAACGTTCTGGCCCGCCTCAGATGGTTGGTCCGCGGCGCGGATCGAGGAACAGCTGGTCGTGACCAAAGACGGATGCGAAGTGATCACCCGCTTCCCGGCGGAACAGCTCCTCGTGGCGGGGACCCGTTACTGGACCGTCGACGGGCCGCTCCCCACCACGCGGGAGACGCAGTCCAACCTGAACCGTCCGTCGGGGACCCCCAAGGACCGAGTGGCCGCCGGCGCCCGGCACGAAGGCAGCGGCGCGGGCGGGCGTCGGTAA